The nucleotide window TCCCCGTAAAGATGACCGGAAAATAGTTGTCGTATCAACCATTTGCCGGTACTGTATTTTCACTCAGGGGAGACGACAAGATGAAAGCCGGCGGACTACAGCGTGAATTAAAGCGAAAGACTCCGTTTGATTCTGCGCAACAAGAGGCCAATCTGAATGTCATTCGGACGGCCGACCAGATGATCAATCGTTGTGGCAAATTCTTTCGCGATTACGGTTTGACGACGTCGCAGTACAACGTGCTTCGGATTTTGCGGAACGAAGGCGCCGCACTGCCGTCGCTGGAAATCGGGCAGCGAATGGTCCAAACCGTTCCGGCGATCACAGGTTTGATCGATCGGTTGGAAAAGCAAGATTTGGTCGTTCGTCGCCGCTGTGATCAGGACCGACGGGTGGTCTATGTCCAGATCACCGCGGCCGGCAAGCGGTTGCTACGAAAGATCGATGCGCCGCTGATCGACTTGCATCACCAAATCAGTGGTACTCTGACGAAGGCCGAACTCAAGGAAGTCAGCCGTTTGATGGAAAAGGTTCGCGCCGCCCTGGA belongs to Crateriforma spongiae and includes:
- a CDS encoding MarR family winged helix-turn-helix transcriptional regulator, with the translated sequence MKAGGLQRELKRKTPFDSAQQEANLNVIRTADQMINRCGKFFRDYGLTTSQYNVLRILRNEGAALPSLEIGQRMVQTVPAITGLIDRLEKQDLVVRRRCDQDRRVVYVQITAAGKRLLRKIDAPLIDLHHQISGTLTKAELKEVSRLMEKVRAALDASDQ